From the Desulfonatronum thiodismutans genome, the window TCCCCCTGGCCTTCCGGAAAATTCGCTCCACCTGGGGCAGATAGGCGTAAGCTTCGTCGTGCAGGCAGGGCATCAGAAAGGCTCGTTCCGCCACCAGCGGCAGCCCGTTCAAAATCGGCCCGTACAGATAAGGCAGAAAGACCACGGCGGCGTAGTTTTGACCCTGGCCGCGCAGATGGTTCAACAGCCCCTGGGCGTTGACGCTGTCCGAGGCGAAAACTTCGGACGCATTGCCCGGCACCGGACTGACTCCGGGCTTGAGCATGTCCCGGTCCAGGCGCAGCAAGTGGCCGTTCAGTGCGTTGAAATCGTGAAATGAGCTTCGGCGCAGGGCGAACCGGCGGATGACCAGGCCATCCTCGCGACTCACGCCTTCGGGATAATGGTTCTCGGCCCAATGGTCCTGAAACGAGCGACCGCAGGTGGTCAGCACCTCGACGCCATGGCCCCGAGCCGCCAGCCGGGTGGCCATCTGCCAAGCCTGCTGTTCGGCCCCGCCCTTGAGGTCCTTGCCGAACCAGGGAATGACGATGGCGATGGTTCGCCCTATGGAATTGGTGTGCACGGTGAAATCGGATCGATGAAGTGATGAGAAGACGCGGTCCGGATCATATCTGGAAAGATCAGGCATGGACTCCTTGATCGAGACGACGAGGCCGGGACTATCCCCCGCGACGTCAGCCGCGGTCCCGCAATTCCCGCAACTCACTTTCCAGGCGGTCCACCATGGCCTGCTGAGCCGCGGCCCGGGTCTGCATATCGCGCAACACCTCGGCCAGCTTGTGTTGCCCGCGCCGGACCTGTTCGTTGAGCTGGCGATTGACGGCCATGGACTCCCGCAAGGCCTTGATCAGGGCCAGATTCACCGTGCGCTGCTCCCGGAACAGCACCTCGTAGAATCTCAGGATGAAACGATGCAGAAATCCCAGATATTTCAGGGGAAACCGGCTCATCCTGGCCGGCAGCACGGTTCTGGACGGGAAACATTGGGCCGCTTCGTTGACCAGACCTTCCACATGATAACTACGCAAGGCAATGTCATCCTGCAGGGCCTTGATCATCGGATCGCCCTGATCCGCGTTCATTTCCGCCAATACGGCCTCGATCTTGGTATTGAGTTCGTCGACGGAGATTCCCGCCGCGGTGATATCGGTGGTTTCAGGCATTATTCTTGGGTTCAACGGTTCAATGGTTCACGGTTCTCAAGCTGAAGGCAGGATCACAGCCTCTCGGCTTGTCACTGTCCACCCTGTCGCCAAACATGTGACGTCTCTCTTCTGACTCCTGTCTTCTGTTTTCTGAATTCTGTCTTCTACCCCTTCACCCTCGCCTCAACCATCATTCGAGCCACGTCCGGCATGGCGAACTTGGCTCGCCACCCTAATTCTCGCGCGGCCTTGGTCGGGTCGGCGCGGCTGATCATGATGTCCGTGGGGCGGATGAATTCAGGATTGGTGCGCACATGACGGGTCCAGTCCAGGTCCAGACGCTCGAAGACCATCCGGACAAAGTCTTCAAGGCTGAAGGTTTGGCCGGTGGCGATCACGTAGTCGTCCGGGGTGTCCTGCTGGAGCATCAGCCACATGGCTTCCACGTACTCCGGGGCCCAGCCCCAGTCCCGCTGCACGTCGATGTTGCCCAGGGACAATTCACCGCCGCCCTCCCGGGCGATCCGGCAGGCAGCGGCCACGATTTTCTGCGTCACAAAGCGTTCCGGACGCAGGGGGGACTCGTGGTTGAAAAGAATTCCGGAGCAGGCATAGAGACCGTACGCCTCGCGATAATTGGCCACTTCCCAGAATGCCGCGGACTTGGCCACGGCGTAGGGGCTGCGTGGCCGGTAGGGTGTCTCTTCGTTGGCGGGCACTCCCTGGGTGTTCCCGAAGCATTCGCTGGAACCGGCATTGTACAACCGCACCGGTCGTTCAAAAAACCGAATCGCCTCCAACAGACTGATCACCCCGACGCTGATGCTCTCGAAGGTCTCCATGGGCTGTTCAAAGGACAGCCCCACGGAACTCTGTCCGGCCAGATTGTAGATTTCATCCGGCTCGGAGCGGATGATGGCCTGTAATACGCTGCGAAAATCATTCACGGCCACGGAGAAGAGCGTGACCCGGTCCAACACGTCCAGCCGCCGCAGGTTTGCGAACGAGGACATCTGCACGTCCCGTGACGTACCGAAAACCTGGTAGCCCTTGTCCAGCAGCAGTTTCGTCAAATAGGCCCCGTCCTGCCCGGAGATGCCCATGATCAGGGCTTTCTTTTGTTTGTTCGGCATGTCCTTGGATCTGTTCAGGGTTACCATTTCGGAAGGGATGTTCATGAATGCGATGGCCTTGCGTGAAGCTGTTCTTTATGGTCAAATTTTCAGCTTGTCCACCTGGAACCCTATGCACCACATCCACCACTCATCACCCAGCAAACCCGACGTCCTGCTGCTCACGGACGCCTTGCGCGACACGCCCCTGACCGGCATCGGCCGGTACGTTCTGGAGTTGGCTCGCGGGTTGCGGACGCATCACGGGCTTGGCTCAACGCGTTTTTTCGCGGGCCGCGGCTGGGTGGCTGATCCCTGTCTGCCCTTTGCCGAAAGAGCGGAGGCATGCGTGGAAAAAAACGGATGTCTCCAGTCACTGCGCAAGACCCTGCCCTGGCGTTGTTTGCAGGACCAAATCAGCTTCAATCTGAAAAAGGTCTCTTTTTGGACAAAAAACCGCCGGGGGGCAACCCCGATTTTACATGGGCCCAACTATTTGCTTTTGCCCTACGACGGTCCGAGCGTGGTCACGATTCACGACCTCTCTTTCATTCATTACCCCGAATATCACCCCAGGGAGCGGCTTGCCCTGCTGGACCGGGAGTTGCCCAGAACTCTGCGCCAGGCGGACCACGTACTTACGGACTCGGAGTTCGTTCGCCGGGAAATCATCCGGATTCTGGGTGTGGCCGAGGATCGAATCAGCGTCACGCCTTTGGGCGTGGACCCCGTATTTCAGCCCATGTCCCTGGAGCGCACCTGGCCGGTCTTGAAAGAGTTGGACCTGGAACACGGACGCTATCTGCTCTGCGTGGCCACACGGGAACCGCGCAAGAACCTGACCCGACTG encodes:
- a CDS encoding GDP-mannose 4,6-dehydratase, which produces MNIPSEMVTLNRSKDMPNKQKKALIMGISGQDGAYLTKLLLDKGYQVFGTSRDVQMSSFANLRRLDVLDRVTLFSVAVNDFRSVLQAIIRSEPDEIYNLAGQSSVGLSFEQPMETFESISVGVISLLEAIRFFERPVRLYNAGSSECFGNTQGVPANEETPYRPRSPYAVAKSAAFWEVANYREAYGLYACSGILFNHESPLRPERFVTQKIVAAACRIAREGGGELSLGNIDVQRDWGWAPEYVEAMWLMLQQDTPDDYVIATGQTFSLEDFVRMVFERLDLDWTRHVRTNPEFIRPTDIMISRADPTKAARELGWRAKFAMPDVARMMVEARVKG
- a CDS encoding glycosyltransferase family 4 protein, translated to MNAMALREAVLYGQIFSLSTWNPMHHIHHSSPSKPDVLLLTDALRDTPLTGIGRYVLELARGLRTHHGLGSTRFFAGRGWVADPCLPFAERAEACVEKNGCLQSLRKTLPWRCLQDQISFNLKKVSFWTKNRRGATPILHGPNYLLLPYDGPSVVTIHDLSFIHYPEYHPRERLALLDRELPRTLRQADHVLTDSEFVRREIIRILGVAEDRISVTPLGVDPVFQPMSLERTWPVLKELDLEHGRYLLCVATREPRKNLTRLLTAFSGLPAGLKSAFPLVLAGSGGWLTEDLELRIQPLESSGLVRRLGYVPEPNLPALVAGAGGLAMPSFYEGFGLPVLEAMACGVPVLTADRASLPEVAGDAALLVDPEDEQAIREGLEQLLTDDRFRRTAKERGLKQAARFTWAECVDQTVRAYLLVSRGKP